In a genomic window of Methanogenium sp. S4BF:
- a CDS encoding PAS domain-containing protein, with product MTIIDISQKIGINRNSVAKYLDVLLISGQVEMHAVGTAKLYFLSKRVPISAMLSLSSDYIIVFDSALTIQYINQKVLDFEGITREEALGIHIDNISLSLLRDEEILEKIRDVDLERQFCKDVSISHEDGEYYFKAKIIPTIFEGGTRGISVILEDNTPQKRYELSLEEQKSLYQEMVEDQTELISRWLPDGTHIYVNDAYCRYFLREKDKIIGKRFKPGVHPDDCPLLTKHLRSLTRVTPVASIEQRIIMPDGSVRWQQFTDRAFFDENDNITEYLSVGRDITNRKILERREKETLADLKYLSETSIKFVSMFHEEDIFRYIGESIRLLLPDSNVAIIKIQEQSLQGVVGACFGSEKLQHVVGETFELEESYADLAYSRTLTEILVPRIRALIKKSDKESPLPRIDKVAPPKRRFTMNILQKDGSLCNLLISIPVTSSLRKVELLETIINQASVALRRCRAEKELWIKESAIMSSIDGIMICDRNAAITYVNTSFLNMFGYSEPAEVQGRSLFSFILQGKTLEKGMDLFWQKGGWKGERTGIRKDGSHFYVHISGSAVDDQRCSPQCLLVSLVDITKRKQTEMSRAFLAPIAEWSEKAIIGITLEKEIISWNPAAVKYLGYTEEEILGSTFSVLVPPNNTEIDDIFSRMNEGQTIRSDTIILRRKDGYLGSFSVTFTPVRDYKGHIYGISIMGSDISKEIPLKEKLDHVQTLQKTMEENVPVPLLKVVGNEVTYVNPCLLHLFEKADPKSFIGKNIHDVVTFRRDLGSHGNGANAPPGSVERQMATIELNDGSEKEVAATIFRDYIGQGVWIFFENSSRSSEYDTLLKEIEEKLRKDLIKAIEVIGVELGSKNRVEEELKNEIALHRELENNILGCVFLLDQNSNLVHMNSALAETAGVMPEDAIGKPLDSALNGFITKGIFEDEAKDVLLGSEVVVHHDAVVGDDRNSWKTRLIPLIVEPGQLRGIVGISQKAPLLRNEN from the coding sequence ATGACAATAATTGATATTTCTCAGAAAATTGGCATCAACAGAAATTCGGTGGCCAAATATCTGGACGTACTCCTCATCTCCGGCCAGGTGGAGATGCATGCGGTGGGAACGGCAAAATTATACTTTCTTTCCAAAAGGGTTCCTATTTCCGCAATGCTGAGTCTCTCATCGGACTATATTATCGTCTTTGACAGTGCCCTGACCATTCAGTACATCAATCAGAAAGTATTGGATTTTGAGGGCATTACCCGCGAAGAGGCACTTGGAATCCATATCGACAATATCTCTCTCTCCCTTCTGAGGGATGAGGAAATCCTTGAGAAAATCCGGGATGTCGATCTCGAACGCCAATTTTGCAAGGATGTCTCCATTAGCCATGAAGATGGAGAATATTATTTTAAGGCTAAGATTATCCCAACGATATTTGAAGGAGGCACCCGCGGCATCAGCGTGATTCTGGAGGACAATACTCCCCAGAAACGGTATGAACTCTCACTTGAGGAACAGAAATCACTGTATCAGGAGATGGTGGAGGACCAGACCGAGTTAATCTCCCGCTGGTTGCCGGACGGTACCCACATCTATGTCAATGATGCCTACTGCCGGTACTTTCTGAGAGAAAAAGACAAAATCATAGGAAAACGGTTCAAACCGGGAGTTCATCCCGATGACTGTCCACTCCTCACCAAACATCTCAGATCACTGACACGGGTGACTCCTGTTGCGAGTATCGAACAGAGAATCATCATGCCTGACGGGTCTGTCAGGTGGCAGCAGTTCACCGACCGGGCTTTTTTCGATGAAAATGATAACATCACTGAATATCTCTCCGTCGGTCGTGATATCACCAATCGAAAAATTCTCGAAAGAAGGGAGAAGGAAACCCTTGCAGACCTCAAATATCTCTCGGAAACATCTATCAAATTCGTAAGCATGTTCCATGAGGAGGATATCTTCCGGTATATCGGTGAATCCATACGCCTGTTATTGCCGGATTCAAATGTTGCTATCATCAAAATTCAGGAACAAAGTCTTCAGGGGGTTGTCGGTGCCTGTTTCGGCAGCGAAAAACTCCAGCATGTCGTGGGTGAGACGTTTGAACTGGAGGAGTCTTACGCAGATCTCGCCTACTCACGTACTCTGACAGAAATTTTAGTGCCCAGGATCAGGGCCCTGATCAAAAAATCTGATAAAGAGAGCCCTCTTCCCAGGATCGACAAGGTTGCCCCGCCAAAACGAAGGTTCACAATGAACATTCTCCAGAAAGACGGTTCTCTGTGCAACCTGCTCATCAGCATTCCCGTCACAAGCTCCCTGCGAAAGGTGGAGCTTCTTGAAACCATAATCAATCAGGCATCCGTTGCATTGCGTCGCTGCCGGGCGGAAAAGGAACTTTGGATCAAGGAGAGTGCCATCATGTCATCGATTGACGGCATCATGATCTGTGACAGGAATGCGGCCATCACCTATGTAAATACTTCTTTTCTGAATATGTTCGGATATTCCGAACCTGCAGAAGTTCAGGGAAGATCGCTTTTCTCGTTCATCCTGCAGGGCAAAACGCTCGAAAAAGGGATGGATCTATTCTGGCAGAAAGGGGGATGGAAAGGAGAGCGCACCGGGATCAGAAAAGACGGGAGCCATTTTTATGTCCATATATCCGGAAGTGCGGTGGACGATCAGCGCTGCAGCCCTCAGTGTCTGCTTGTGTCTCTGGTTGACATTACCAAGCGGAAACAAACTGAGATGTCAAGGGCCTTTCTTGCGCCGATAGCCGAATGGTCAGAGAAGGCTATCATTGGTATCACCCTTGAAAAAGAGATCATATCATGGAATCCTGCAGCTGTGAAATATCTGGGATACACAGAGGAAGAGATCCTAGGCAGCACCTTTTCTGTTCTTGTTCCCCCCAATAATACCGAAATTGATGATATTTTCAGCAGAATGAATGAAGGTCAGACGATTCGGTCTGATACGATCATTCTCAGGCGCAAAGATGGATATCTGGGATCATTTTCTGTGACATTCACTCCTGTGAGGGACTATAAAGGCCATATCTATGGTATTTCCATCATGGGGAGTGACATATCAAAAGAGATCCCCCTGAAAGAGAAGCTTGACCATGTCCAAACATTGCAGAAGACCATGGAAGAGAATGTTCCTGTTCCTCTCCTCAAAGTGGTGGGGAATGAAGTGACATATGTAAATCCATGCTTGCTTCATCTGTTTGAAAAAGCCGATCCAAAGAGTTTCATTGGAAAGAATATTCACGATGTCGTGACGTTCAGGAGGGATTTGGGTTCACACGGAAACGGTGCGAATGCACCACCGGGGAGTGTCGAACGCCAGATGGCAACAATAGAACTTAATGATGGAAGCGAAAAAGAAGTTGCCGCAACAATTTTCCGGGATTATATTGGACAGGGTGTCTGGATATTTTTTGAGAACTCTTCCCGATCATCTGAGTATGATACTCTTCTCAAAGAGATCGAAGAGAAACTCAGGAAGGATCTCATAAAAGCGATTGAAGTTATCGGTGTTGAGCTCGGTTCAAAGAATAGGGTTGAAGAGGAGCTTAAAAATGAAATTGCGCTGCATCGTGAGCTTGAAAACAATATTTTGGGGTGTGTATTCCTCCTTGATCAGAATAGTAACCTTGTTCACATGAATTCTGCTCTGGCAGAGACCGCCGGAGTCATGCCTGAGGATGCTATTGGAAAACCGCTGGACTCGGCCCTGAACGGCTTCATCACCAAAGGGATATTTGAGGATGAGGCGAAAGACGTTCTGCTTGGTTCTGAGGTGGTTGTGCATCATGATGCGGTTGTCGGAGATGACAGGAACAGCTGGAAGACACGTCTCATTCCTCTGATAGTTGAGCCCGGTCAACTGAGAGGGATTGTGGGAATTTCCCAGAAGGCCCCGCTCCTCCGGAATGAGAACTAA
- a CDS encoding HEAT repeat domain-containing protein: MPEKTYQRLIDQETNERCCVASELETYGKPALQYLVLALKDSDKWVRVVSADALGNIGDSGAVDALIEALGDSDQDVRFTATGALGKIGDPRAADSLRLVMETDHHFIASAAEDALEQMGQKY; the protein is encoded by the coding sequence ATGCCAGAGAAAACCTATCAAAGACTTATTGACCAAGAAACGAATGAACGCTGTTGTGTCGCTTCCGAACTGGAGACCTATGGCAAACCGGCCTTACAGTACCTTGTGCTTGCTCTTAAAGATTCAGACAAATGGGTCAGAGTCGTCTCTGCTGATGCCCTTGGCAACATTGGCGATTCAGGAGCTGTCGATGCACTGATTGAAGCCCTGGGTGATAGTGATCAGGATGTTCGTTTCACTGCTACGGGAGCGCTTGGGAAGATTGGAGATCCACGAGCTGCTGATTCCTTAAGGCTGGTAATGGAAACGGATCATCACTTCATTGCCAGTGCTGCAGAGGATGCACTTGAACAGATGGGACAGAAATACTGA